A region from the Palaemon carinicauda isolate YSFRI2023 chromosome 9, ASM3689809v2, whole genome shotgun sequence genome encodes:
- the LOC137646938 gene encoding uncharacterized protein codes for MAPVSQLLLVLAFALGNCQRPNYETHVLTAALAPSTLEPFTETRHETVYKTHPLRVRVTSDVWITETTNVNEVVTHSVTVYSYFPANPRTITSVMRVTSTPVIIRTVEIMVTPTLTMTSVFTSFVTTTQTVRFWQSITHVSVAHSVETVPVWSTQTLVQESTTTVTRVITTVVTSFTHTPVTSITRSYLPPN; via the exons ATGGCTCCTGTTTCGCAGCTCTTGCTTGTCCTCGCTTTTGCGTtg GGAAACTGCCAAAGGCCTAACTATGAAACTCATGTTCTTACAGCCGCTCTGGCTCCCAGCACTCTTGAACCATTTACAGAAACTAGACATGAAACT GTCTACAAGACTCATCCACTCCGGGTGAGGGTGACAAGTGACGTCTGGATAACTGAAACCACCAATGTGAATGAAGTTGTGACTCATTCAGTCACAGTCTACAGCTATTTCCCTGCTAACCCACGCACAATCACTTCTGTGATGCGCGTCACTTCTACCCCTGTCATTATAAGGACTGTGGAGATAATGGTCACACCTACTCTAACTATGACTTCGGTATTCACTAGCTTTGTGACTACAACCCAGACTGTTAGATTTTGGCAGAGCATTACGCATGTGTCTGTTGCTCATTCT GTCGAGACTGTCCCTGTATGGAGTACTCAAACCTTGGTTCAAGAATCTACAACAACGGTGACCAGGGTAATAACTACAGTGGTTACTTCGTTTACGCATACTCCAGTCACTTCCATCACAAGATCTTACTTGCCCCCTAATTAA